The Blastococcus sp. HT6-4 genome window below encodes:
- a CDS encoding isoprenyl transferase: MRREVKAPSPHPSGARPPQLPADKVPRHVAIVMDGNGRWAKQRGLPRTAGHEAGESSLFDCVEGAIELGVKAISAYAFSTENWRRSPEEVRFLMGFNRDVIRRRRDEMHELGVRVRWAGRRPRLWRSVIKELEVAEELTRDNDVLTLTMCVNYGGRAEIADAAAAIAREVAAGRLNPDKVDEDTVARFLDEPDMPDVDLFVRSSGENRTSNFLLWQSAYAEFVFLDTLWPDFDRRHLWAACEEFAARQRRFGTA; the protein is encoded by the coding sequence GTGAGGCGTGAGGTCAAGGCCCCCAGTCCGCACCCGTCGGGCGCGCGACCCCCGCAGCTACCGGCGGACAAGGTGCCCCGGCACGTGGCGATCGTCATGGACGGCAACGGCCGCTGGGCGAAGCAGCGCGGGCTGCCGCGCACCGCCGGTCACGAGGCGGGGGAGTCCTCGCTGTTCGACTGCGTCGAGGGCGCCATCGAGCTCGGCGTGAAGGCGATCAGCGCCTACGCCTTCTCCACGGAGAACTGGCGGCGCAGCCCCGAGGAGGTGCGCTTCCTCATGGGCTTCAACCGTGACGTGATCCGCCGTCGCCGTGACGAGATGCACGAGCTCGGGGTGCGCGTCCGCTGGGCGGGTCGCCGTCCCCGGCTATGGCGCTCGGTGATCAAGGAGCTGGAGGTCGCCGAGGAGCTCACCCGCGACAACGACGTCCTCACCCTCACCATGTGCGTCAACTACGGCGGACGCGCCGAGATCGCCGACGCCGCGGCCGCCATCGCCCGCGAGGTGGCGGCCGGGCGGCTGAACCCGGACAAGGTCGACGAGGACACCGTCGCCCGGTTCCTCGACGAGCCGGACATGCCCGACGTCGACCTGTTCGTGCGCAGCTCCGGGGAGAACCGGACCAGCAACTTCCTGCTCTGGCAGTCCGCCTACGCGGAGTTCGTCTTCCTCGACACCCTCTGGCCCGACTTCGACCGCCGGCACCTGTGGGCGGCGTGCGAGGAGTTCGCGGCGCGGCAGCGCCGCTTCGGCACCGCCTGA
- a CDS encoding transcriptional repressor — MVRTTRQRAAVRAVFADLDGFHSAQEVHARLRDAGDAVGLSTVYRAVQSLADDGELDSIRTDTGEALYRRCSRQHHHHLVCRGCGLTVEVAGPAVERWADRIAGQHGFVDVSHTLEVFGTCSACQAGTAGSQEPASERTPA; from the coding sequence ATGGTCCGGACCACCCGACAGCGCGCCGCCGTCCGAGCCGTCTTCGCCGACCTCGACGGCTTCCACAGCGCGCAGGAGGTGCACGCACGGCTCCGCGACGCCGGCGATGCCGTGGGCCTGTCGACGGTGTACCGAGCCGTGCAGTCGCTGGCCGACGACGGGGAGCTGGACTCCATCCGCACCGACACCGGTGAGGCCCTGTACCGGCGGTGCAGCCGGCAGCACCACCACCACCTGGTCTGCCGGGGCTGCGGGCTGACCGTGGAGGTGGCCGGTCCGGCCGTCGAGCGCTGGGCCGACCGGATCGCCGGTCAGCACGGCTTCGTCGACGTCAGCCACACGCTGGAGGTCTTCGGGACCTGCAGCGCGTGCCAGGCCGGCACCGCGGGCAGCCAGGAGCCGGCGTCGGAGCGCACGCCCGCTTGA
- a CDS encoding antibiotic biosynthesis monooxygenase, with amino-acid sequence MFAVTRLRVATGDAAALADAVARLLAALAGRPGFRDGEVGRAADDPALWALVTRWDGVGAYRRALSAAEVKIAGAPVWVHAVDEPGVYLTD; translated from the coding sequence GTGTTCGCGGTGACACGGCTACGGGTGGCCACGGGCGATGCGGCGGCGCTGGCCGACGCGGTGGCCCGGTTGCTGGCCGCGCTCGCGGGCAGGCCCGGGTTCCGCGACGGCGAGGTCGGCCGGGCCGCCGACGACCCGGCGCTGTGGGCGCTGGTCACCCGCTGGGACGGCGTCGGGGCCTACCGCCGCGCGCTGTCGGCGGCCGAGGTGAAGATCGCCGGTGCCCCGGTCTGGGTGCACGCCGTCGACGAACCGGGTGTCTACCTCACCGACTGA
- a CDS encoding HNH endonuclease: MVSRTRTARYARRRKRRMDAVEHDLTDAQWIALEHAWAGCAYCGSIGTPLQRDCVLPISRGGRYTFGNVVPACCSCNASKCNDEVTGWLRRKRLDERAFLVRHAEIRASLALLFRPAASEPSATATD, from the coding sequence GTGGTCAGCCGCACCCGCACCGCCCGCTACGCCCGCCGGCGCAAGCGGCGGATGGACGCCGTCGAGCACGACCTCACCGACGCGCAGTGGATCGCGCTCGAGCACGCGTGGGCTGGGTGCGCGTACTGCGGGTCCATCGGCACGCCCCTGCAGCGGGACTGCGTGCTCCCCATCTCGCGGGGTGGCCGGTACACGTTCGGCAACGTCGTCCCGGCCTGCTGTTCCTGCAACGCCAGCAAGTGCAACGACGAGGTCACCGGGTGGCTGCGGCGCAAGCGGCTGGACGAGCGGGCCTTCCTCGTGCGGCACGCCGAGATCCGGGCCTCGCTCGCACTGCTGTTCCGCCCTGCGGCGTCGGAGCCGTCGGCCACGGCGACCGACTGA
- a CDS encoding glycine--tRNA ligase produces the protein MSTAKHDPARLDKVVNLCKRRGFVFPSGEIYGGTRSAWDYGPLGVELKENIKRQWWRTVVQSRDDIVGLDSSVILPRQTWVASGHVGVFTDPLTECQSCHKRFRADHLEEEFEARKGRAPENGLADIACPNCGTKGAWTEPRDFNMMLKTYLGPVEDESGLHYLRPETAQGIFVNFANVMGAARKKPPFGIGQIGKSFRNEITPGNFIFRTREFEQMEMEFFVEPGSDEEWHQYWIDERTRWYTDLGIAPENLRHYEHAKEKLSHYSKRTVDIEYRFGFQGSEWGELEGIANRTDFDLSTHSEHSGTDLSYFDQATNTRWTPYVIEPAAGLTRSLMAFLIEGYTEDEAPNAKGGVDVRTVLRLDPRLAPVKAAVLPLSRNADLSPKARDLAAALRRNWNVDFDDAGAIGRRYRRQDEIGTPFCLTVDFDTLEDQAVTIRERDSMSQERVALDQAESYLAARLPSC, from the coding sequence GTGAGCACCGCCAAGCACGACCCCGCCCGCCTCGACAAGGTCGTGAACCTCTGCAAGCGACGGGGTTTCGTCTTCCCGTCCGGCGAGATCTACGGCGGCACCCGCTCCGCCTGGGACTACGGCCCGCTGGGCGTCGAGCTCAAGGAGAACATCAAGCGCCAGTGGTGGCGCACCGTCGTGCAGAGCCGGGACGACATCGTGGGCCTGGACTCGTCGGTGATCCTGCCCCGCCAGACGTGGGTGGCCTCCGGTCACGTCGGCGTCTTCACCGACCCGCTGACCGAGTGCCAGAGCTGCCACAAGCGCTTCCGGGCCGACCACCTCGAGGAGGAGTTCGAGGCGCGCAAGGGCCGGGCGCCGGAGAACGGCCTGGCCGACATCGCCTGCCCGAACTGCGGCACCAAGGGCGCGTGGACCGAGCCGCGTGACTTCAACATGATGCTCAAGACCTACCTCGGCCCGGTCGAGGACGAGTCGGGGCTGCACTACCTGCGCCCGGAGACCGCGCAGGGCATCTTCGTGAACTTCGCCAACGTGATGGGTGCGGCCCGGAAGAAGCCGCCGTTCGGCATCGGCCAGATCGGCAAGTCGTTCCGCAACGAGATCACCCCCGGCAACTTCATCTTCCGCACCCGCGAGTTCGAGCAGATGGAGATGGAGTTCTTCGTCGAGCCGGGCAGCGACGAGGAATGGCACCAGTACTGGATCGACGAGCGCACCCGCTGGTACACCGACCTCGGCATCGCCCCGGAGAACCTGCGGCACTACGAGCACGCGAAGGAGAAGCTGTCGCACTACTCGAAGCGCACCGTCGACATCGAGTACCGCTTCGGCTTCCAGGGCTCGGAATGGGGTGAGCTGGAGGGCATCGCCAACCGCACCGACTTCGACCTCTCCACGCACTCGGAGCACTCGGGCACGGACCTGTCCTACTTCGACCAGGCCACCAACACCCGCTGGACGCCGTACGTCATCGAGCCCGCGGCCGGCCTGACCCGCTCGCTGATGGCCTTCCTCATCGAGGGCTACACCGAGGACGAGGCGCCCAACGCCAAGGGCGGGGTCGACGTCCGCACCGTGCTCCGGCTCGACCCGCGGCTGGCGCCGGTGAAGGCCGCCGTCCTGCCGCTGTCGCGCAACGCCGACCTCTCGCCCAAGGCCCGCGACCTCGCGGCGGCGCTGCGGCGGAACTGGAACGTCGACTTCGACGACGCCGGCGCCATCGGCCGCCGGTACCGCCGGCAGGACGAGATCGGCACCCCGTTCTGCCTCACCGTCGACTTCGACACCCTCGAGGACCAGGCGGTGACCATCCGGGAGCGCGACTCGATGAGCCAGGAGCGCGTGGCCCTGGACCAGGCCGAGTCCTACCTCGCGGCGCGGCTCCCCAGCTGCTGA